The Microbacterium schleiferi genome contains the following window.
GAAGCAATGCTAATGCTCGAGCAGAATAATGAGCTGGAGTGAATGACGCCCGACAACTAACGTCGAGTCGTGCTCACTCCCCTCCTGGCCGGCCTCGGACTCGGGCTGTCGTTGATCGTCGCGATCGGAGCACAGAACCTCTTCGTGCTCCGCCAGGGGATCCGCCGGGAGCACGTCCTGGCGGTGGTTGTGGTGTGCGCCACCTCGGATGCCATCCTCATCGCGCTCGGCGTCTCGGGAGTCGGGCTCGCCCTCACGGCGTTGCCGTGGCTGGTGACGGCGGTGCGGTGGGCCGGCGCAGCGTTCCTCGGGGGATACGGTCTCCTGGCGGCCAGGCGCGCGTGGCGCCCGTCCGGGGTGCTCGCGGTCACGGACGACCACGCGAACTCCGCCGGCGTTGACACCCGTCCCTCGGCGGGTACCCCGCAGAGCATTGCCGTCGCCCCCACACGGCTAGCGGGGACTGTTCTCACGGTCCTCGCGCTCACGTGGCTCAACCCGCACGTGTACCTCGACACGGTGTTCCTGCTCGGGAGCGTGTCCACCACGTACGGCGATAGCCGCTGGATCTTCGCGCTCGGCGCCGTCATCGCCAGCGTTGTCTGGTTCAGCGTGCTCGGGTTCGGCGCACGATACCTCGGACGCTGGCTCGCGACACCACGGGCATGGCGCATCCTGGACGCGGTCATCGCGGTCGTCATGATCGCCCTGAGCGTGAGCCTCGTCGTCGGCGGATGAACGACAACGGCCCCCGCCGAGGCGGAGGCCGTTGTGCTGGTTCGTCCTGATCAGGCGATGCTGTTCACGTCCAGCGGGATGCCGGGGCCGAACGTCGTCGAGACCGCACCCTTCTGGATGTAGCGACCCT
Protein-coding sequences here:
- a CDS encoding LysE/ArgO family amino acid transporter is translated as MLTPLLAGLGLGLSLIVAIGAQNLFVLRQGIRREHVLAVVVVCATSDAILIALGVSGVGLALTALPWLVTAVRWAGAAFLGGYGLLAARRAWRPSGVLAVTDDHANSAGVDTRPSAGTPQSIAVAPTRLAGTVLTVLALTWLNPHVYLDTVFLLGSVSTTYGDSRWIFALGAVIASVVWFSVLGFGARYLGRWLATPRAWRILDAVIAVVMIALSVSLVVGG